The following coding sequences are from one Gossypium hirsutum isolate 1008001.06 chromosome A12, Gossypium_hirsutum_v2.1, whole genome shotgun sequence window:
- the LOC107935810 gene encoding mannose-6-phosphate isomerase 2, which translates to MAKAANVDKVKRLRGWVQNYDWGRCGAEAQVARLLALNSGAEVKPDRPYAEFWMGTHDSGPSFLADGYGEGQNVGLKEWIRKNPNVLGHKVLEKWGPDLPFLFKVLSVAKALSIQAHPDKELAKELLKLKPNLYKDGNHKPEMALAITEFRALCGFITLEELKGVLVDIPEIVELVGNASAKQVLDISKQDGAEKVKYALRLVFTQLMSASKEMATKSIAKVKSRLHVESQLRCLTEKEQLVLHLEKQYPGDIGVISAFFFNYVKLNPGEALYLGANEPHAYLSGECIECMATSDNVVRAGLTPKHRDIITLCSMLTYKQGYPDILKGFPLSPYITRYLPPFEEFEVDCCILPKGASTVFPAIPGPSIFLVFLGKGTFRIGSREDIVTEGDVLFAPSNTEITITTSSELQLYRAGVNSRFFHNAL; encoded by the exons ATGGCGAAGGCTGCTAATGTTGACAAGGTGAAGCGGTTAAGAGGTTGGGTGCAAAACTACGATTGGGGAAGATGTGGGGCGGAGGCACAGGTGGCAAGGCTATTGGCTTTGAATTCCGGGGCCGAGGTTAAGCCCGATAGGCCTTATGCTGAGTTTTGGATGGGAACACATGACTCGGGGCCAAGTTTTTTGGCTGATGGCTATGGAGAAGGTCAAAATGTGGGTTTAAAAGAGTGGATTCGGAAGAATCCGAATGTGCTTGGTCATAAGGTTTTGGAAAAATGGGGGCCCGATCTTCCTTTTCTCTTCAAg GTACTTTCAGTGGCAAAAGCCCTTTCAATACAGGCTCATCCGGATAAAGAATTGGCCAAAGAATTGCTTAAGTTGAAGCCAAATCTCTATAAGGATGGGAATCACAAACCTGAGATGGCTTTGGCAATTACAGAGTTCAGGGCCCTTTGTGGATTCATTACTCTCGAG GAGCTGAAGGGTGTTCTTGTAGATATTCCAGAGATTGTAGAATTGGTTGGCAATGCATCGGCAAAGCAAGTCCTTGATATTAGCAAGCAAGATGGGGCAGAGAAAGTAAAATATGCTCTGCGGTTGGTTTTTACTCAACTCATGTCAGCTAGCAAGGAGATGGCAACCAAATCAATAGCAAAAGTGAAAAGTCGGCTGCACGTAGAAAGTCAg TTGAGGTGTCTAACTGAGAAGGAACAGTTGGTGTTACACTTGGAAAAGCAATACCCGGGTGACATAGGTGTTATATCGGCCTTCTTTTTCAATTATGTGAAACTTAATCCAGGTGAAGCATTGTATCTTGGGGCAAATGAGCCCCATGCATACTTGAGTGGAGAGTGCATTGAATGCATGGCAACGTCAGACAATGTTGTCCGGGCGGGTCTTACTCCCAAGCACCGTGATATCATAACTCTTTGCTCCATGCTAACATATAAGCAG GGCTATCCCGACATCCTGAAAGGATTTCCATTGAGTCCATACATCACAAGGTATCTCCCACCTTTCGAGGAGTTTGAGGTTGATTGTTGCATTCTTCCAAAAGGGGCATCAACGGTCTTTCCAGCCATTCCAGGCCCTTCTATTTTCCTTGTATTTCTCGGGAAGGGAACATTTCGCATTGGATCACGGGAGGACATAGTGACTGAAGGAGATGTGCTCTTCGCACCATCCAACACGGAGATTACCATTACTACATCGTCTGAACTGCAGCTATACAGGGCAGGGGTCAACAGCAGGTTCTTTCATAATGCCTTGTGA